The window TCTCCCCACGATGACCCTTATTTTTTCTGATGTTTATGCAATACTAACTGATAACTTTCCAATAATAAGCCCTCAAGTTCTTTAAAAGACCTTTCTGAAGGGTTAGTTATCGCAACCCAACACATCCAACCATATACTGGATGGGGGTATAAAGTATCCGGTTCAGTAAAATCATAGGTTCCAGTGATTATTCCTCCTTTCGGAGGCCGCTTGGGTATGGATTTAAATAGTTCTAAAAAAGAGAGCTTAGAAATTCCAAAATTTAATCGGAAGAAATTGTCACGATGTAAAGCTGACGCCTTATCATTTTCTCCGTCATGATCTTTGATAGTACAGAAATAGGTTCCTCGAGGACTTAGATTGCCTGGATTGTAAAAAAAGCTTGTTTCACCCCATGAATTTATTACTACGATATCAGCAAAATTGGTTAGTAGATAATTGGAAATAAAAGAAGGGCTTATTGTATCCATAGCGAGAACACTAATTAACAATGTTTTTTTGATAAACCTAAAGCACACTTTCAGGCAATTTATTAGGATAATCTATCAGCGATTTCTCAATCAAAATAAAAGGGGATATGCAAAGTTTTATCATCCCAATATGAATTAGATAAGCTCATATGAAAATCAAGGAATAACCCCTTAATAACTATGGGTAACTAGGACATACTAAAGCCTCCAATCTTGATCATCACCTCCAACTCATTGTAAACCTCGTTTTTATTAAGCATCTTAGGCAATTCTAACTGGTTTGAGCATGTATGTGCACCAGAGGATTCTTCAAAAGGTTTCAATACAATGACTATCTTTTTAAGTTCTCCATTTTCATTATAGC is drawn from Parachlamydiales bacterium and contains these coding sequences:
- a CDS encoding DUF6194 family protein codes for the protein MDTISPSFISNYLLTNFADIVVINSWGETSFFYNPGNLSPRGTYFCTIKDHDGENDKASALHRDNFFRLNFGISKLSFLELFKSIPKRPPKGGIITGTYDFTEPDTLYPHPVYGWMCWVAITNPSERSFKELEGLLLESYQLVLHKHQKK